A window from Pseudomonas moraviensis encodes these proteins:
- the pmbA gene encoding metalloprotease PmbA encodes MSAVQSVGPQALPALQEQVEQIIAEAKRQGASACEVAVSLEQGLSTSVRQREVETVEFNRDQGFGITLYVGQRKGSASTSATGPEAIRETVAAALAIARHTSEDEASGLADAALMARDVQDFDLFHEWDITPEQAIEKALLCEAAAFDADARIKNADGTTLSTHQGCRVYGNSHGFIGGYASTRHSLSCVMIAEADGQMQRDYWYDVNRQGSLLADPVSIGQRAAQRAASRLGARPVPTCEVPVLFSAELAGGLFGSFLSAVSGGSLYRKSSFLEGTLGQKLFPEWLTIDERPHLMRAMGSASYDGDGLATYAKPFVEKGELVSYILGTYSGRKLGMPSTANAGGVHNLFVTYGDEDQAALLKRMGRGLLVTELMGHGLNMVTGDYSRGAAGFWVENGEIQFAVQEVTIAGNMRDMFKQIVAVGNDLELRSNIRTGSVLIERMTVAGS; translated from the coding sequence ATGAGTGCAGTTCAAAGCGTCGGCCCGCAGGCATTGCCGGCACTGCAAGAACAGGTCGAGCAGATCATCGCCGAAGCCAAGCGCCAGGGCGCCAGCGCCTGTGAAGTCGCGGTGTCGCTGGAGCAGGGCCTGTCGACCTCGGTGCGTCAGCGCGAGGTCGAAACCGTTGAGTTCAATCGTGATCAGGGTTTTGGCATCACCCTGTACGTTGGCCAGCGCAAAGGCTCGGCCAGCACCTCGGCCACTGGCCCTGAGGCGATCCGTGAAACGGTCGCAGCTGCGCTGGCCATCGCCAGACACACTTCCGAAGATGAAGCCTCGGGCCTCGCCGATGCGGCACTGATGGCCAGGGATGTGCAGGATTTCGACCTGTTCCACGAGTGGGACATCACCCCGGAGCAAGCCATCGAGAAGGCTCTGCTCTGCGAGGCTGCGGCTTTCGACGCCGATGCGCGGATCAAGAACGCCGACGGCACCACCCTCAGCACCCATCAGGGTTGCCGCGTTTACGGCAACAGCCACGGTTTTATCGGCGGTTACGCGTCGACCCGGCACAGCCTGAGTTGCGTGATGATCGCTGAAGCCGACGGCCAGATGCAGCGTGATTACTGGTACGACGTCAATCGCCAGGGCAGCCTGCTCGCCGATCCGGTGAGCATCGGCCAGCGTGCCGCGCAGCGGGCGGCCAGCCGTCTGGGCGCGCGTCCGGTGCCGACCTGCGAAGTGCCGGTGCTGTTTTCCGCGGAGCTGGCGGGCGGCCTGTTCGGCAGTTTCCTCTCGGCAGTGTCCGGTGGCAGCCTGTATCGCAAATCGTCGTTTCTCGAAGGCACGCTGGGGCAGAAGCTGTTCCCGGAATGGCTGACCATCGATGAGCGTCCGCATCTGATGCGCGCGATGGGCAGTGCGTCCTACGACGGTGACGGCCTGGCGACTTACGCTAAACCGTTCGTCGAGAAGGGCGAGTTGGTCTCGTACATCCTCGGTACGTACTCCGGGCGCAAACTGGGCATGCCAAGCACCGCCAACGCGGGCGGTGTGCACAATCTTTTCGTCACCTATGGCGATGAGGATCAGGCAGCGCTGTTGAAACGCATGGGCCGAGGACTGCTGGTTACCGAGTTGATGGGCCATGGCTTGAACATGGTCACTGGCGACTACTCGCGCGGGGCGGCGGGTTTCTGGGTGGAGAACGGGGAGATCCAGTTCGCCGTGCAGGAAGTGACCATCGCCGGCAACATGCGCGACATGTTCAAGCAGATTGTTGCGGTGGGTAACGACCTGGAGCTGCGCAGCAACATCCGCACCGGTTCGGTATTGATCGAGCGGATGACCGTCGCCGGCAGCTAA
- a CDS encoding class II fumarate hydratase, with amino-acid sequence MTKTRIERDSMGELQVPVDALYGAQTQRAVDNFPISGKPMPTQFIRALILAKAAAARANVELNQISVAQGKAISDAAQGLLEGDFMQHFPVDIFQTGSGTSSNMNANEVIATLASRMLGEPVNANDHVNCGQSSNDIIPTTIHVSAALALHEQLLPALLHLVQVIERKAGQVHHHVKTGRTHLMDAMPVRMSQVLNGWAQQLKANVAHLQDLLPSLQSLAQGGTAVGTGINAHPEFAARFSRHLSQLTDVQFTPGKDLFALIGSQDTAVAVSGQLKVTAVSLMKIANDLRWMNSGPLAGLGEIELEALQPGSSIMPGKVNPVIPEATAMVAAQVIGNDSVITVAGQSGNFELNVMLPIIAHNLLSSIELLANSSRLLGDKAIASFKVNESRLQEALSRNPILVTALNPIIGYQRAADIAKQAYRESRAVIDVALEHTDLSRSQLEELLNPEKLTAGGV; translated from the coding sequence ATGACCAAGACACGTATTGAGCGCGACAGCATGGGCGAGCTGCAGGTGCCGGTCGACGCGCTCTATGGCGCGCAGACCCAGCGCGCAGTGGACAACTTCCCGATCAGCGGCAAGCCGATGCCGACGCAATTCATCCGCGCGCTGATTCTCGCCAAAGCCGCCGCGGCCCGGGCCAATGTTGAGCTGAACCAGATCAGCGTGGCCCAGGGCAAAGCCATCAGCGATGCCGCGCAAGGTCTGCTCGAAGGCGATTTCATGCAGCATTTTCCGGTGGATATCTTCCAGACCGGTTCCGGCACCAGCTCGAACATGAACGCCAACGAAGTGATCGCCACGCTGGCCAGCCGCATGCTCGGTGAGCCGGTCAATGCCAACGATCACGTCAACTGCGGGCAGAGCAGCAACGACATCATCCCGACCACCATTCACGTCAGCGCCGCGCTGGCGCTGCATGAACAATTGCTGCCGGCGCTGTTGCATCTGGTCCAGGTCATCGAGCGCAAGGCCGGACAGGTGCATCATCACGTCAAAACCGGACGCACCCATCTGATGGACGCGATGCCGGTGCGCATGAGTCAGGTGCTCAACGGCTGGGCGCAGCAGCTCAAGGCCAACGTCGCACATCTGCAGGATTTGTTGCCGAGCCTGCAATCCCTGGCGCAGGGCGGCACCGCGGTGGGTACCGGGATCAACGCGCATCCGGAGTTCGCCGCGCGATTCAGTCGGCATCTGAGCCAATTGACCGACGTGCAATTCACTCCGGGCAAGGACCTGTTCGCTTTGATCGGCTCGCAGGACACCGCCGTCGCTGTCTCCGGCCAACTCAAGGTCACCGCCGTGTCGCTGATGAAAATCGCCAATGACCTGCGCTGGATGAACTCCGGCCCGCTGGCCGGCCTCGGCGAAATCGAACTCGAAGCGCTGCAGCCGGGCTCGTCGATCATGCCCGGCAAGGTCAACCCGGTGATCCCGGAAGCCACCGCCATGGTCGCCGCGCAAGTGATCGGCAACGACTCGGTGATCACCGTGGCCGGGCAATCGGGCAACTTCGAACTGAACGTGATGCTGCCGATCATCGCGCACAACCTGCTGAGCAGCATCGAACTGCTGGCCAATTCCAGTCGCCTGCTCGGTGACAAGGCGATTGCCAGCTTCAAGGTCAACGAATCGCGGTTGCAAGAAGCGTTGTCGCGCAACCCGATTCTGGTCACCGCCCTCAACCCCATCATCGGCTACCAGAGAGCCGCAGACATCGCCAAGCAGGCCTACCGGGAAAGCCGCGCGGTGATTGACGTTGCCCTGGAACACACCGACCTGTCGCGCAGCCAGCTGGAAGAGTTGCTCAACCCCGAGAAGCTCACCGCCGGCGGCGTGTAA
- a CDS encoding superoxide dismutase yields the protein MAFTLPALPYAYDALEPHIDAQTMEIHYTKHHQTYINNLNAAVEGTEFAEWPVEKLVASVQQLPEKLRAAVINQGGGHANHSLFWEVMVPNGGGKPDGELAKAIDEQLGGLDSFKEAFTKAALTRFGSGWAWLSVTPEKKLVVESSGNQDSPLMNGNTPILGLDVWEHAYYLRYQNRRPEYINAFYNVINWPEVAARYQAALV from the coding sequence ATGGCTTTTACCTTGCCCGCCTTGCCCTACGCCTACGATGCCCTCGAGCCGCACATCGATGCGCAGACCATGGAGATCCATTACACCAAGCATCACCAGACCTACATCAACAACCTCAACGCCGCCGTGGAAGGCACCGAGTTTGCCGAGTGGCCGGTGGAAAAGCTCGTCGCCAGCGTGCAGCAACTGCCGGAAAAACTTCGCGCGGCGGTGATCAACCAGGGCGGCGGTCACGCCAATCATTCGCTGTTCTGGGAAGTCATGGTGCCCAACGGTGGTGGTAAACCCGACGGCGAGCTGGCCAAGGCCATCGACGAGCAACTGGGCGGACTGGACAGTTTCAAGGAAGCGTTCACCAAAGCCGCGCTGACCCGTTTCGGCAGTGGCTGGGCCTGGCTCAGCGTGACCCCGGAGAAAAAGCTGGTGGTGGAAAGCAGCGGCAACCAGGACAGCCCGTTGATGAACGGCAATACACCCATCCTCGGCCTCGATGTCTGGGAGCACGCCTACTACCTGCGCTACCAGAACCGTCGCCCGGAATACATCAACGCGTTCTACAACGTGATCAACTGGCCGGAAGTTGCTGCGCGCTACCAAGCCGCACTGGTTTGA
- a CDS encoding ZIP family metal transporter — translation MGTETLAIGSGRMFRYAVGSLLLLAGMTLLVAHGLHWLNLEPRLLRALQGGAICALGTALGAVPVLIIRRMPQALSDTLLGFGAGVMLAATAFSLIVPGIAAAESLGLTPWAASGLICFGILLGAFGLYLVDRRVSGATPEMLVGTLERPVIPPRIWLFVFAIIAHNIPEGMAVGVSAGGGMADADSLAMGIALQDVPEGLVIALVLAGAGMSRVRAFLIGAASGLVEPVFALLCAWLVSLAQVLLPLGLALAAGAMLLVVTHEVIPESRRHGHDKLASLGLLIGFCLMMVMDTALG, via the coding sequence ATGGGCACTGAAACACTGGCGATTGGCAGCGGGCGGATGTTTCGTTACGCGGTGGGCTCGCTGTTGCTGTTGGCGGGGATGACTCTGCTGGTCGCCCACGGTTTGCACTGGCTGAATCTTGAACCCAGGTTGCTGCGCGCATTGCAGGGCGGCGCTATCTGCGCCTTGGGCACGGCGCTCGGCGCGGTGCCGGTGCTGATAATCCGGCGCATGCCGCAGGCACTCAGCGACACCTTGCTGGGATTTGGTGCCGGGGTGATGCTGGCGGCGACGGCGTTTTCGCTGATCGTGCCGGGCATTGCTGCGGCTGAGAGTCTTGGCCTGACGCCGTGGGCCGCCAGTGGTTTGATCTGCTTTGGCATCCTGCTCGGCGCGTTCGGCCTGTATCTGGTGGATCGCAGGGTTTCCGGTGCTACGCCGGAGATGCTCGTCGGCACGCTTGAGCGTCCGGTGATTCCACCGCGCATCTGGCTGTTCGTGTTCGCCATCATCGCGCACAACATTCCGGAAGGCATGGCGGTCGGCGTTTCTGCCGGTGGCGGTATGGCGGATGCCGACAGTCTGGCGATGGGCATCGCGTTGCAGGATGTGCCGGAAGGTCTGGTGATTGCACTGGTGCTGGCCGGGGCGGGAATGTCGCGGGTCAGGGCCTTTCTGATCGGCGCGGCGTCAGGGCTGGTCGAACCGGTGTTTGCGCTGTTATGCGCGTGGCTGGTGAGTCTGGCTCAAGTGCTGTTGCCACTGGGGCTGGCGCTGGCGGCCGGGGCGATGTTGCTGGTGGTGACTCACGAAGTGATTCCGGAGTCGCGCCGGCATGGACATGACAAGCTGGCGAGTCTTGGCTTGTTGATCGGGTTTTGTCTGATGATGGTGATGGATACGGCGTTGGGTTGA
- a CDS encoding HPr family phosphocarrier protein: MPAREIEIINKLGLHARASAKFVGVAGKFPETTIRVGRTPETAVDGKSIMAMMMLAAGKGTKIHLSTEGEQAQEAMDALVELINNYFDEGG, encoded by the coding sequence ATGCCTGCTCGTGAAATCGAAATCATCAATAAGCTGGGCCTGCATGCCCGGGCATCGGCCAAATTTGTCGGCGTGGCCGGCAAGTTTCCGGAGACTACGATAAGAGTCGGTCGCACGCCCGAGACAGCAGTGGACGGTAAAAGCATCATGGCGATGATGATGCTCGCGGCTGGCAAGGGCACCAAAATCCATTTGAGCACCGAGGGCGAACAGGCTCAGGAAGCTATGGACGCCTTGGTGGAGCTGATCAACAACTACTTCGACGAAGGCGGCTGA
- the rapZ gene encoding RNase adapter RapZ has protein sequence MRLIIVSGRSGSGKSTALNVLEDNGYYCIDNLPAGLLPELAERALIHTELAQPLVAVSIDARNLPSHLSRFPELLEDVRAKHIKCDVLYLDADEETLLKRFSETRRRHPLSNANRSLAEAIHDESALLGPIADLADLKINTTHLNLYQLRDTLKLRLLNQPEPGTAFLVESFGFKRGMPVDADLVFDVRCLPNPYWKPELRAQSGLDAPVAEYLAEQPDVEEMYQDIYAYLNKWLPRFAASNRAYVTIAIGCTGGHHRSVYLTERLGQALQKTLKNVQVRHRDLT, from the coding sequence ATGCGTTTGATCATCGTCAGTGGCCGTTCGGGCTCGGGTAAAAGTACCGCCCTGAATGTCCTTGAAGACAACGGTTACTACTGCATCGACAACCTCCCGGCCGGCCTGCTGCCGGAACTGGCCGAGCGCGCGTTGATCCACACCGAGCTGGCGCAGCCGCTGGTCGCGGTATCGATCGATGCGCGCAACCTGCCGAGCCATCTGTCTCGTTTCCCCGAATTGCTCGAAGACGTGCGGGCCAAGCATATCAAGTGCGATGTGCTGTATCTGGACGCCGACGAAGAAACCCTGCTCAAGCGTTTTTCCGAGACCCGTCGTCGTCACCCGTTGAGCAACGCCAATCGCTCCCTGGCCGAAGCCATCCACGATGAAAGCGCCCTGCTCGGCCCGATCGCCGATCTGGCCGACCTGAAAATCAACACCACCCACCTCAATCTGTATCAACTGCGCGACACCCTGAAGTTGCGCCTGTTGAATCAGCCTGAGCCGGGTACGGCGTTCCTGGTCGAATCGTTTGGTTTCAAGCGCGGCATGCCGGTCGATGCCGATTTGGTCTTCGACGTCCGCTGCCTGCCCAATCCGTACTGGAAACCGGAGCTGCGTGCGCAGTCCGGACTAGATGCACCTGTGGCCGAGTACCTGGCGGAACAGCCGGATGTCGAAGAAATGTATCAGGACATCTACGCCTATCTGAACAAGTGGCTGCCACGTTTCGCCGCCAGCAACCGCGCCTACGTCACCATTGCCATTGGCTGCACCGGCGGGCACCACCGCTCCGTCTACCTGACCGAACGCCTGGGTCAGGCCCTGCAGAAAACCCTGAAGAACGTCCAGGTTCGCCACCGCGACCTCACCTAA
- the ptsN gene encoding PTS IIA-like nitrogen regulatory protein PtsN, translated as MIRLETILTPGRSQVNAPGGSKKKALEQIANLIHREVPDLAMQDVFEALIAREKLGSTGFGNGIAIPHCRLKGCTAPVSALLHLEAPIDFDAIDGAPVDLLFVLLVPEAATDAHLELLRQIASMLDRKEVREKLRSAPSNEALYQVVLDEQNGH; from the coding sequence ATGATCCGACTTGAAACCATCCTGACCCCCGGCCGTTCCCAGGTGAACGCGCCGGGCGGCAGCAAGAAAAAAGCCCTCGAACAGATTGCCAACCTGATCCACCGCGAAGTGCCGGATCTGGCGATGCAGGATGTCTTCGAGGCGCTGATCGCCCGTGAGAAACTCGGCTCCACCGGTTTCGGCAACGGCATCGCCATTCCCCACTGCCGCCTCAAGGGCTGCACGGCGCCGGTCAGCGCGCTGCTGCACCTCGAAGCCCCGATCGATTTCGACGCCATCGACGGCGCCCCGGTGGACCTGCTGTTCGTGCTGCTGGTCCCGGAAGCCGCGACCGATGCGCACCTGGAATTGCTGCGCCAGATCGCCAGCATGCTCGACCGCAAGGAAGTGCGCGAAAAACTGCGCAGCGCTCCGAGCAACGAGGCCCTGTACCAGGTTGTACTGGACGAGCAGAACGGGCACTAA
- the hpf gene encoding ribosome hibernation-promoting factor, HPF/YfiA family: protein MQVNISGHQLEVTQPLRSYIEEKLQRLERHFDKITNVQVTMCVEKLQQKIEATLHIPGKEVVANAEDTDMYAAIDSLTDKLDRQLKKHKEKTESLLQGATGR, encoded by the coding sequence ATGCAAGTCAACATCAGTGGACACCAACTGGAAGTGACCCAACCTCTGCGTTCCTACATCGAGGAAAAACTCCAACGACTGGAGCGACATTTCGACAAGATCACCAACGTGCAGGTCACGATGTGCGTCGAAAAACTGCAGCAGAAAATCGAAGCCACCTTGCATATTCCCGGAAAAGAAGTGGTCGCCAACGCAGAAGATACCGACATGTATGCTGCGATCGACTCACTCACCGACAAGCTGGACCGCCAACTCAAAAAGCATAAGGAAAAGACCGAGAGCCTCCTCCAGGGCGCAACCGGTCGTTAA
- a CDS encoding RNA polymerase factor sigma-54: MKPSLVLRMGQQLTMTPQLQQAIRLLQLSTLDLQQEIQEALESNPMLERQEEGDDFDNADPLADNAEQKPAEIQEPSYQEAAPTVDNLEDGEWNERIPNELPVDTAWEDVYQTSASSLPSSDDDEWDFTTRTSAGESLQSHLLWQLNLAPMSDTDRLIAVTLIDCINNQGYLDETLEEILEAFDPELDIELDEIEAVLHRIQQFEPAGIGARNLSECLLLQLRQLPAKTPWLTEAKRLVADYIDLLGSRDYSQLMRRMKLKEDELRQVIELVQSLNPRPGSQIESTEAEYVIPDVIVRKDNERWLVELNQESVPRLRVNAQYAGFVKRADTSADNTFMRNQLQEARWFIKSLQSRNETLMKVATQIVEHQRGFLEYGDEAMKPLVLHDIAEAVGMHESTISRVTTQKFMHTPRGIYELKYFFSSHVSTSEGGECSSTAIRAIIKKLVAAENQKKPLSDSKIAGLLEAQGIQVARRTVAKYRESLGIAPSSERKRLM, encoded by the coding sequence ATGAAACCATCGCTAGTCTTGAGAATGGGCCAGCAGCTGACGATGACACCGCAGCTGCAACAGGCCATCCGCCTGCTCCAATTGTCGACCCTGGACCTGCAACAGGAAATCCAGGAGGCTCTGGAATCCAATCCGATGCTCGAACGCCAGGAAGAAGGCGACGACTTCGATAACGCCGATCCCTTGGCCGACAACGCCGAACAGAAGCCCGCCGAAATCCAGGAACCCTCCTATCAGGAAGCCGCCCCGACGGTGGACAACCTTGAAGATGGCGAATGGAACGAGCGCATCCCCAACGAACTGCCGGTAGACACCGCCTGGGAAGATGTTTATCAGACCAGCGCCAGCAGCCTGCCCAGCAGCGATGACGACGAGTGGGATTTCACCACCCGCACTTCCGCCGGCGAGAGCCTGCAGAGCCATCTGCTCTGGCAACTGAACCTGGCGCCGATGTCCGACACCGATCGCCTGATCGCCGTGACTCTGATCGATTGCATCAACAATCAGGGTTACCTGGACGAAACGCTCGAAGAAATTCTCGAAGCGTTCGACCCGGAACTGGACATCGAGCTCGACGAAATCGAAGCCGTCCTGCATCGCATCCAGCAATTCGAGCCCGCCGGGATCGGCGCACGCAACCTCAGCGAATGCCTGCTGCTGCAATTGCGCCAGCTGCCCGCGAAGACGCCGTGGCTCACCGAGGCCAAACGTCTGGTCGCCGATTACATCGACCTGCTCGGCAGCCGCGATTACAGCCAGTTGATGCGGCGCATGAAGCTCAAGGAAGACGAACTGCGCCAGGTCATCGAACTGGTGCAGAGCCTCAATCCGCGTCCGGGCTCGCAGATCGAATCGACCGAAGCCGAATACGTCATTCCCGATGTGATCGTGCGCAAGGACAACGAGCGCTGGCTGGTGGAACTGAACCAGGAATCAGTGCCACGTCTGCGCGTCAACGCCCAGTACGCCGGTTTTGTGAAGCGTGCCGACACCAGCGCCGACAACACTTTCATGCGCAATCAGTTGCAGGAAGCCCGCTGGTTCATCAAGAGCCTGCAGAGCCGCAACGAAACCCTGATGAAAGTGGCCACGCAGATCGTCGAACATCAGCGCGGTTTCCTCGAATATGGCGACGAAGCGATGAAGCCGCTGGTGCTGCATGACATCGCCGAAGCGGTCGGCATGCACGAGTCGACGATCTCGCGGGTGACCACACAAAAATTCATGCATACCCCGCGCGGTATTTATGAACTGAAATACTTTTTCTCCAGCCACGTCAGCACCTCCGAAGGCGGCGAATGCTCGTCCACGGCGATTCGCGCGATCATCAAGAAACTGGTCGCGGCGGAAAATCAGAAAAAGCCGTTGAGTGACAGCAAGATCGCTGGTTTACTGGAGGCACAAGGCATTCAGGTGGCTCGCCGCACCGTCGCCAAGTACCGCGAATCCCTCGGAATCGCGCCTTCGAGCGAACGCAAGCGGTTGATGTAA
- the lptB gene encoding LPS export ABC transporter ATP-binding protein, protein MATLKAQHLAKAYKSRQVVRDVSLSIDSGQIVGLLGPNGAGKTTCFYMIVGLVQADQGRVLIDDLDVSHQPMHGRAKAGIGYLPQEASIFRKLSVADNIMAILETRPELDKAGRRKELESLLQEFHISHIRDNLGMSLSGGERRRVEIARALATAPKFILLDEPFAGVDPISVGDIKQIIHHLKAKGIGVLITDHNVRETLDICETAYIVNDGQLIAEGDAETILANDLVKEVYLGHEFRL, encoded by the coding sequence ATGGCAACTCTGAAAGCTCAGCACTTGGCCAAGGCCTATAAAAGCCGCCAGGTCGTGCGTGACGTCAGCCTGTCGATCGACAGCGGGCAGATCGTCGGCCTGCTCGGCCCGAACGGCGCCGGCAAGACGACCTGCTTCTACATGATCGTCGGCCTGGTGCAGGCCGATCAGGGCCGGGTGCTGATCGATGATCTGGACGTCAGCCACCAGCCGATGCATGGCCGCGCCAAGGCCGGTATCGGCTATCTGCCGCAAGAAGCGTCGATCTTCCGCAAACTGTCGGTCGCCGACAACATCATGGCGATCCTCGAGACCCGTCCTGAACTCGACAAGGCCGGTCGTCGCAAGGAGCTGGAAAGCCTGCTGCAGGAATTCCACATCAGCCACATCCGCGACAACCTCGGCATGAGCCTGTCCGGTGGCGAGCGTCGCCGGGTGGAAATCGCTCGCGCTCTGGCCACTGCGCCGAAATTCATCCTGCTCGACGAACCGTTCGCCGGTGTCGACCCGATCTCGGTCGGCGACATCAAGCAGATCATCCACCACCTCAAGGCCAAGGGCATCGGGGTGTTGATCACCGACCACAACGTCCGTGAGACGCTGGATATCTGCGAAACCGCTTACATCGTCAACGACGGTCAACTGATCGCTGAAGGCGATGCCGAGACCATCCTGGCCAACGATCTGGTCAAGGAAGTGTATCTGGGTCACGAGTTCCGCCTGTAA
- the lptA gene encoding lipopolysaccharide transport periplasmic protein LptA, with translation MRLVKTLPILLSLGAALGSASAWSLPNDQQQPIRIQADDAQLDDKNGIATYKGDVIITQGSMIVKGNTVTMTRAPNGDIDVVTSVGNLAYFEQLQTQGDANPVKGYGVTIQYHAQQNRVVLIDKAKVIDKDNNVTQGEKIVYDTVKKLASAGRATGSKVTESRPRIDMVIQPKKKTEEKSQ, from the coding sequence ATGAGGCTCGTTAAAACCCTCCCTATTTTGCTCAGTCTGGGCGCAGCACTGGGAAGCGCGAGCGCCTGGTCCCTGCCGAACGATCAGCAGCAACCTATCCGCATTCAGGCCGACGACGCCCAGCTGGACGACAAGAATGGCATCGCCACCTATAAAGGTGACGTGATCATTACCCAGGGCTCGATGATCGTTAAAGGCAACACGGTGACCATGACTCGCGCGCCCAACGGCGATATCGACGTGGTGACCTCGGTGGGCAATCTGGCTTACTTCGAGCAGTTGCAGACCCAGGGCGACGCCAACCCGGTCAAGGGCTACGGCGTGACGATTCAATACCACGCCCAGCAGAACCGCGTGGTGCTGATCGACAAGGCCAAGGTTATCGACAAGGATAACAACGTCACCCAAGGCGAAAAAATCGTCTACGACACCGTGAAGAAACTGGCCAGCGCCGGTCGCGCCACGGGCAGCAAGGTCACCGAATCGCGTCCGCGCATCGACATGGTGATCCAGCCGAAGAAGAAAACCGAAGAGAAATCCCAGTAA
- the lptC gene encoding LPS export ABC transporter periplasmic protein LptC encodes MFSKKFRNFLLFGCIAAIFAAVGYWNISPERFLDKPPVSTAENPIDWYATNTHTIQYLPDGKVQYEMTSDKAEHVKATDVTLVTKPDLNMYRGTDFPWHVTSERGEVNSGGTEVELIDSVRVQRTDEKKRGTLITSTRMTVFPQQEYAQTAQPVRIEGAGGVSTGVGMKAYLKDSRIHLQSNVRGQYEAR; translated from the coding sequence ATGTTTAGCAAAAAGTTTCGCAACTTCCTGCTGTTCGGCTGCATCGCGGCGATTTTCGCTGCGGTGGGCTATTGGAACATCAGCCCGGAACGCTTCCTCGACAAGCCTCCGGTCTCGACTGCCGAGAACCCGATCGACTGGTACGCGACCAACACGCACACCATCCAGTACCTGCCCGACGGCAAGGTGCAATACGAGATGACCTCCGACAAGGCCGAGCACGTCAAGGCCACCGATGTCACGCTGGTGACCAAGCCTGATTTGAACATGTATCGCGGCACCGACTTCCCGTGGCACGTGACCAGCGAGCGCGGCGAAGTGAACTCGGGCGGTACCGAAGTGGAATTGATCGATTCGGTCCGCGTACAGCGCACCGATGAGAAAAAGCGCGGCACCCTGATCACCAGCACCCGCATGACGGTGTTCCCGCAGCAGGAATATGCGCAGACTGCGCAACCCGTTAGAATCGAGGGCGCTGGCGGCGTGTCGACTGGCGTCGGAATGAAAGCGTACCTGAAGGACAGCAGGATACACCTGCAATCGAACGTAAGAGGACAGTATGAGGCTCGTTAA
- a CDS encoding KdsC family phosphatase, with protein sequence MSNDLLQRGKAIKLAVFDVDGVLTDGRLYFLEDGSEFKTFNTLDGQGIKMLMNAGVQTAIISGRKTPVVERRAKNLGIPHLFQGREDKLVVLDGLLAQLGLSYEEVAYLGDDLPDLPVIRRVGLGMAVANAADFVREHAHGVTRARGGEGAAREFCELILRAQGRLEAANAAYL encoded by the coding sequence ATGAGCAACGATCTGCTGCAACGCGGCAAAGCGATCAAACTGGCAGTCTTCGACGTCGACGGTGTACTCACCGACGGTCGGCTGTACTTCCTCGAAGACGGCAGCGAGTTCAAGACTTTCAATACTCTCGACGGCCAGGGCATCAAGATGCTGATGAATGCCGGCGTGCAAACCGCGATCATCAGCGGTCGCAAGACCCCGGTGGTCGAGCGCCGCGCGAAGAATCTCGGCATCCCGCATCTGTTTCAGGGGCGCGAAGACAAATTGGTGGTTCTCGACGGCCTGCTCGCACAACTGGGCCTAAGCTATGAAGAAGTCGCCTATCTGGGCGACGATCTGCCAGACTTGCCGGTAATCCGCCGCGTAGGGCTGGGCATGGCGGTGGCCAACGCTGCCGATTTCGTCCGCGAACACGCCCACGGCGTTACCCGCGCCCGTGGCGGGGAAGGTGCTGCCCGCGAATTCTGCGAATTGATCCTGCGCGCCCAGGGCCGCCTCGAAGCGGCCAACGCCGCGTACCTGTGA